A region from the Salidesulfovibrio onnuriiensis genome encodes:
- a CDS encoding efflux RND transporter periplasmic adaptor subunit, whose amino-acid sequence MHSLHKRLSIHTFKKKRYLFAGIAALAVLVGVVALGGGESPSKANEPRAVETVKVTIQKVEPRAIRDELVLPGQTEAYHDLTMSAERGGRVETANFREGDEVKAGDVIATIDLSALQAALNRTRANYELARKQADRKARLRKSKVVSMEELDKAETELKVAENNLREAEVNFRQGQIIAPVDGIINDLAVDPGEYVSAGDKVVELVDVKTIRINVDAPEMDVRYLKKGDPVSVTIDAWSDGAWQGVVDFVAYKADSATNTFKTRVVVQNQDCRIRPGMLARATFQRRNIEAAVTAPLFALQDRGGERILFVEKDGVAQARSVEIGVISGDTVQILSGLESGENLIVTGQTDIEDGTRVTVQ is encoded by the coding sequence ATGCATTCTCTGCACAAGAGACTTTCCATCCATACATTCAAGAAGAAACGATACCTGTTCGCAGGCATCGCCGCCCTGGCGGTGCTTGTGGGCGTGGTGGCCCTGGGCGGCGGGGAATCCCCGTCCAAGGCCAACGAGCCCCGCGCCGTGGAAACGGTCAAGGTCACCATCCAGAAGGTGGAACCCAGGGCCATCCGCGACGAACTGGTCCTGCCCGGCCAGACCGAGGCCTACCACGACCTGACCATGTCCGCCGAACGCGGCGGCCGCGTGGAAACCGCCAACTTCAGGGAAGGCGACGAGGTCAAGGCGGGCGACGTCATCGCCACCATCGACCTTTCCGCGCTCCAGGCGGCGCTGAACCGCACCCGCGCCAACTACGAGCTGGCCCGGAAGCAGGCCGACCGCAAGGCCCGGCTGCGCAAGAGCAAGGTGGTCTCCATGGAGGAACTGGACAAGGCCGAAACCGAGCTCAAGGTTGCGGAAAACAACCTGCGCGAGGCCGAGGTCAACTTCCGCCAGGGCCAGATCATCGCGCCCGTGGACGGAATCATCAACGACCTCGCCGTGGACCCGGGCGAATACGTGAGCGCCGGGGACAAGGTAGTGGAGCTCGTTGACGTCAAGACCATCCGCATCAACGTGGACGCGCCGGAAATGGACGTGCGCTACCTCAAGAAGGGCGATCCCGTGTCCGTGACCATCGACGCCTGGAGCGACGGCGCCTGGCAGGGAGTCGTGGACTTCGTGGCCTACAAGGCCGACTCGGCCACCAACACCTTCAAGACCCGCGTGGTGGTCCAGAATCAGGACTGTCGCATCCGCCCGGGCATGCTGGCCCGCGCCACCTTCCAGCGCCGCAACATCGAAGCTGCCGTCACGGCCCCGCTCTTCGCCCTGCAGGACAGGGGCGGCGAACGCATCCTGTTCGTGGAAAAGGACGGCGTGGCCCAGGCGCGCAGCGTGGAGATCGGCGTCATCAGCGGCGACACAGTGCAGATCCTCA
- a CDS encoding TetR/AcrR family transcriptional regulator, translated as MSRNDMDTKTALLEAAVKVFAAKGFASATVREICQLANANVAAVNYHFGGKNTLYTAVLEHVIGRRTELFRQREYNGDASPEQRLEAYIRRKLHDIYVLDGTTGLASDHWSIFLMEVANPSENLNLLVEQYVQAAVEELRGIVAEMLEVAPVEQVVQDCALSIWGQLLDPLVMTPLTDRLSPPRARVQEDLERFADHMVKFTIGGLKAIRDS; from the coding sequence AGAAACGACATGGATACCAAGACCGCACTGCTGGAAGCCGCGGTCAAGGTTTTCGCAGCCAAGGGGTTCGCCTCCGCCACTGTGCGCGAAATCTGCCAGCTTGCCAATGCCAATGTGGCGGCGGTCAACTACCATTTCGGCGGAAAGAACACCCTGTACACCGCAGTGCTGGAACATGTCATCGGCCGGCGGACAGAGCTTTTCCGGCAGCGGGAATACAACGGCGACGCCTCGCCCGAGCAAAGGCTCGAGGCCTACATCCGCCGCAAGCTGCACGACATATACGTCCTGGACGGGACAACGGGTCTGGCTTCGGACCACTGGTCCATCTTTCTCATGGAAGTGGCCAACCCCAGCGAAAACCTGAACCTGCTGGTGGAGCAATACGTCCAGGCGGCCGTGGAGGAGCTTCGCGGCATTGTGGCGGAAATGCTCGAAGTGGCCCCGGTGGAGCAGGTGGTGCAGGACTGCGCCCTGAGCATCTGGGGGCAGCTGCTCGACCCCCTGGTCATGACCCCGCTCACGGACCGGCTCTCCCCGCCCCGGGCCCGGGTCCAGGAAGACCTGGAACGGTTCGCCGACCACATGGTCAAGTTCACCATCGGCGGGCTCAAGGCAATCCGGGACTCCTAG